In Pedobacter heparinus DSM 2366, the following are encoded in one genomic region:
- the pelA gene encoding pectate lyase, translating into MSERMIKTVLICLLNAGFTCLSARAQVAAKTDHSTDPAAENMLVYQRSVGGWPKAVGKVITDQLYNKVLSDAEKSLIRADSMHNDATIDNKATSKELRYLATAYKHTQNPAYLKAVEKGVNYLLNAQYDNGGWAQYHPDHSLYRGQITYNDNAMVNVLNIMQDIAEGKNNFDQLPAAFRPKAENAVKKGISCILKTQVRVNGKLTVWAAQYDEHTLKPAKARAFELASLSAMESVGIAEFLMRIKNPGAEIKDALSAAMAWFERSKITDHDFVFIEDAKQPKGKDRIFIEKPGSVLWARFYDIDTNEPIFVGRDSLPKKTVAEIEQERRIGYAWYGNWASNLLQKKYPAWLKSL; encoded by the coding sequence ATGTCAGAAAGAATGATTAAAACAGTATTGATCTGTTTGCTAAATGCGGGTTTCACATGTTTAAGTGCCAGGGCACAGGTTGCCGCCAAAACTGATCATTCAACAGATCCGGCTGCCGAAAATATGTTGGTTTACCAGCGCAGTGTTGGCGGATGGCCAAAGGCCGTGGGTAAGGTAATAACAGATCAATTATACAATAAAGTACTGTCTGATGCCGAAAAAAGCCTGATAAGGGCTGATTCTATGCATAACGATGCTACCATCGACAATAAAGCAACTTCGAAAGAACTCCGCTACCTGGCTACTGCCTATAAGCATACACAAAACCCGGCCTATTTGAAAGCTGTGGAAAAAGGGGTAAACTACCTGTTAAATGCCCAGTACGACAATGGGGGCTGGGCCCAGTACCACCCCGACCATAGCCTGTACCGTGGACAGATAACTTATAACGACAATGCAATGGTCAATGTATTGAACATTATGCAGGACATTGCAGAAGGGAAGAACAATTTTGATCAGCTCCCGGCTGCTTTTCGCCCTAAAGCCGAAAACGCAGTTAAAAAAGGAATTTCCTGCATTTTAAAAACACAGGTAAGGGTAAATGGCAAACTAACGGTCTGGGCGGCTCAATACGATGAACACACCTTAAAGCCCGCCAAGGCAAGGGCATTTGAACTTGCTTCTTTAAGTGCGATGGAATCTGTTGGTATTGCCGAGTTCCTGATGCGTATTAAAAACCCTGGTGCAGAAATTAAAGATGCCCTGAGTGCAGCCATGGCCTGGTTTGAACGGTCGAAAATAACAGATCACGATTTTGTATTTATTGAGGATGCGAAACAACCCAAAGGTAAAGACCGTATATTTATTGAGAAACCCGGATCAGTCTTATGGGCCCGTTTTTATGACATCGATACCAATGAACCCATATTTGTTGGAAGGGATAGCCTGCCAAAAAAGACCGTTGCCGAAATAGAACAGGAAAGGCGCATTGGTTATGCATGGTATGGTAACTGGGCCAGTAATTTGCTTCAAAAGAAATATCCAGCCTGGTTAAAATCCCTTTAA
- a CDS encoding tagaturonate reductase, which yields MTLSKDTLNSIKPNQVVAPDEKIFNLPEKVLQFGTGVLLRGLPDFFIDKANKKGLFNGRVAVIKSTSKGGTKEFDDQNGLYTICVRGIENGQPVEENIISAAISRVLTADQDWNTILDIAASPLLKVIVSNTTEVGIQLVEESIDQSPPQSFPAKLLAVLYARYKALGAAAAADIAVIATELISDNGKKLEAIVLQLAAFNKLDEAFLTWLNAHVHFCNSLVDRIVPGKPDATTLANLETELGYKDELVIMAEPYRLWAIEGGQKVAELLGLEAADNGVIVRPDIEIFKELKVRLLNGSHTLTSGIAYLLGIDTVTKAMNNSLTRNYVNELMMQEIVGAIPYDVAPDEAIAFANTVIDRFANPSIQHLWINITFQYTMKMKIRILPVLLNYYKLNQKVPAHIAFGFAAFLLFMKSARKDGDQYFGNYKGHEYAITDDEAAYFYNIAQQNESEYVNLVLADSKLWGTDLSSLQGFNETVKENYNNILKHGVADALARLEETLQIKQ from the coding sequence ATGACTTTATCAAAAGATACCTTAAATAGCATTAAACCAAATCAAGTGGTTGCTCCCGATGAAAAAATATTTAACCTGCCGGAAAAAGTGCTGCAATTTGGCACGGGTGTGCTGCTGCGCGGATTGCCTGATTTTTTTATCGACAAGGCCAATAAAAAAGGATTGTTCAATGGTAGGGTAGCTGTAATCAAATCGACCAGCAAAGGCGGTACCAAAGAATTTGATGATCAAAACGGTTTATATACCATCTGTGTAAGGGGAATTGAAAACGGACAGCCTGTAGAAGAGAATATCATTTCTGCGGCCATCAGCAGAGTGCTTACTGCCGATCAGGATTGGAACACTATTCTGGATATTGCGGCATCACCTTTATTAAAGGTGATCGTTTCTAATACTACCGAAGTGGGGATACAGCTGGTAGAGGAAAGTATAGACCAAAGCCCCCCGCAATCTTTCCCCGCAAAATTACTCGCAGTGTTGTACGCACGCTATAAGGCATTGGGAGCAGCTGCCGCCGCCGATATAGCTGTAATTGCTACTGAACTTATTTCGGATAACGGAAAAAAACTGGAGGCCATTGTATTGCAGCTAGCTGCATTTAACAAGCTGGACGAAGCATTTTTAACCTGGTTAAACGCCCATGTCCATTTCTGCAATTCGCTGGTAGACCGTATTGTTCCCGGAAAACCTGATGCAACCACACTGGCTAACCTGGAAACAGAACTGGGGTATAAAGATGAACTGGTCATTATGGCCGAACCTTACCGCCTTTGGGCCATTGAAGGAGGACAAAAGGTTGCTGAACTGCTTGGCCTGGAAGCCGCTGATAACGGTGTAATTGTGAGGCCCGATATTGAAATATTTAAAGAACTGAAAGTACGCCTGCTGAATGGTTCGCATACCCTAACCTCGGGCATTGCTTATTTGCTGGGTATCGATACGGTAACCAAAGCCATGAACAACAGCCTGACCAGGAATTATGTAAATGAGCTGATGATGCAGGAAATTGTTGGTGCCATACCTTATGATGTAGCGCCTGATGAAGCTATTGCTTTTGCAAATACGGTGATAGACCGCTTTGCAAACCCAAGTATCCAGCACCTCTGGATCAACATTACCTTCCAGTATACCATGAAAATGAAAATCAGGATTTTGCCTGTCCTGCTCAATTATTATAAACTCAATCAAAAAGTACCTGCTCATATTGCCTTTGGTTTTGCCGCATTCCTGCTGTTCATGAAATCGGCCAGAAAAGATGGTGATCAGTACTTTGGCAATTACAAAGGTCATGAATACGCAATAACCGATGATGAAGCTGCTTATTTTTACAATATCGCACAGCAAAATGAATCGGAATACGTAAATTTAGTACTGGCAGACAGTAAATTATGGGGTACTGACCTTTCGTCATTGCAGGGCTTTAATGAAACGGTAAAAGAAAACTATAACAATATATTGAAACATGGTGTGGCCGACGCTTTGGCCAGGCTGGAAGAGACATTACAAATTAAACAATGA
- a CDS encoding UxaA family hydrolase, which translates to MKQRILKVHPKDNVLVALTDLVKGEEVIYEGESYLLTDNVPAKHKFTTADLAAGDKVIMYGVLVGKAQMDIPVGSILTTSNIKHAATEFNTTDAHVDWQKPDVTEWKDKTFQGFHRNDGQVGTANYWLVIPMVFCENRNLEVLQEALMNNLGYGRNETYQSQAKELMALYEKGASVNDILNAQLTYSEKAQKQNRMFPNVDGIKFLTHTGGCGGTRQDSETLCGLLAGYITHPNVAGATVLSLGCQNAQVSILKEEIEKRSRNFDKPLYILDQQTVGKESELLSQAIKQTFAGLIQANANERKPAPLSKLCIGLECGGSDGFSGISANPAIGYASDLLVALGGSVILAEFPELCGVEQNLSDRCVDKEDAERFEYLMKTYSKRATEAGSGFDMNPSPGNIKDGLITDAIKSAGAAKKGGTSPVVAVLDYPEKVFKPGLNLLCTPGNDVESTTAEVGSGANVVLFTTGLGTPTGNPIAPVIKISSNTKLFNKMSDIIDLDTGPIIDGDETIKDAGSRILNYVIDVASGHTTVSAVRHIQDDFIPWKRGVSL; encoded by the coding sequence ATGAAACAAAGAATATTAAAGGTTCATCCTAAGGATAATGTGTTGGTTGCACTTACCGATCTGGTAAAGGGAGAGGAAGTGATTTATGAAGGTGAATCTTATTTGCTGACAGACAATGTGCCGGCCAAGCATAAATTTACCACTGCCGATCTGGCTGCGGGGGATAAAGTGATCATGTATGGTGTATTGGTAGGTAAGGCCCAGATGGACATTCCGGTAGGTTCAATTTTAACTACCAGTAACATCAAACATGCCGCTACTGAGTTTAACACTACAGATGCACATGTCGACTGGCAAAAACCGGATGTAACAGAATGGAAAGACAAAACCTTTCAGGGCTTTCACCGCAACGATGGTCAGGTGGGTACCGCCAATTACTGGCTGGTGATCCCTATGGTGTTTTGTGAGAACAGAAACCTGGAGGTTTTACAGGAAGCCCTGATGAACAACCTGGGCTACGGCCGGAACGAGACCTACCAGTCGCAAGCCAAAGAACTGATGGCCCTTTACGAAAAAGGAGCCAGTGTAAACGACATTTTAAATGCCCAGCTTACGTATTCGGAAAAGGCACAAAAGCAAAACCGGATGTTTCCGAATGTAGACGGTATTAAATTTTTGACACATACGGGGGGCTGCGGCGGAACCCGTCAGGATTCAGAAACTTTATGCGGATTGCTGGCAGGATACATTACCCATCCCAATGTAGCGGGAGCAACAGTGTTAAGTTTGGGTTGTCAGAATGCCCAGGTAAGCATCCTTAAAGAAGAAATTGAAAAGCGGAGCAGAAACTTCGACAAGCCTTTATATATACTGGATCAGCAAACCGTTGGAAAAGAATCGGAACTGTTGAGCCAGGCGATCAAGCAGACCTTTGCAGGTTTGATCCAGGCCAATGCCAATGAAAGAAAGCCGGCACCTTTAAGCAAACTGTGCATAGGACTGGAATGTGGTGGTTCTGATGGCTTTTCAGGTATCTCTGCAAACCCCGCAATTGGGTATGCCTCCGATCTGCTGGTGGCACTGGGTGGATCGGTGATCCTGGCCGAGTTCCCTGAACTCTGTGGTGTAGAGCAGAACCTGAGCGATCGGTGTGTGGACAAAGAAGATGCTGAACGTTTTGAATACCTGATGAAAACCTATAGCAAAAGGGCAACTGAGGCCGGTTCGGGCTTTGACATGAACCCTTCACCAGGAAATATTAAAGATGGTTTGATCACGGATGCCATTAAATCTGCCGGAGCAGCTAAAAAAGGAGGCACTTCTCCGGTGGTTGCTGTACTGGACTACCCCGAAAAAGTATTTAAACCAGGATTGAACCTGCTCTGTACCCCGGGTAATGACGTGGAATCGACCACGGCCGAAGTGGGCTCGGGTGCAAATGTAGTGCTGTTTACTACCGGCCTGGGTACCCCCACAGGCAACCCTATTGCCCCGGTAATTAAAATATCAAGCAATACCAAGCTGTTTAATAAGATGAGCGACATTATAGACCTGGATACAGGTCCTATTATTGATGGCGACGAGACCATTAAAGATGCCGGTAGCAGGATCTTGAATTATGTGATCGACGTGGCCAGCGGTCATACTACCGTGAGTGCAGTACGTCACATTCAGGACGATTTTATTCCATGGAAAAGAGGCGTTTCCTTATAG
- the uxaC gene encoding glucuronate isomerase, which produces MKKFLDENFLLESKTAEMLYHNFAKQMPVIDYHNHLIPDQMANDINFENITQAWLYGDHYKWRAMRANGIDEHYITGGASDLEKFKKWAETVPYTLRNPLYHWTHLELQRYFDVHEVLSAENAERIYHECTAKLQTPEYSVLNLLRKMNVKTLCTTDDPLDNLEFHQKLKNDGVDIKILPAFRPDKAMNADDTAGLNQYIDKLAALSGAEINDLDTYLSALKARHDYFAANGCSVSDHGLEQIYAEDYTAEEVKSIFVKIRTKAALSMDEVLKFKSALLFEFALWDHEKGWVQQYHLGALRNNNNRLLTQLGPDTGFDSIGDFSQAKQLSKFLNNLDSQNRLAKTILYNLNPADNELMATMIGNYNDGTVAGKVQWGSGWWFLDQKDGMIKQLNTLSNMGLLSRFVGMLTDSRSFLSYPRHEYFRRILCNLFGADVENGELPNDQEWLGKVIQDICYNNAKTYFNF; this is translated from the coding sequence ATGAAGAAATTTTTAGACGAAAACTTTTTATTAGAGAGCAAAACAGCCGAAATGCTGTACCATAACTTTGCCAAACAAATGCCGGTGATTGACTATCACAACCATCTGATTCCCGATCAAATGGCAAATGACATTAATTTTGAGAACATTACCCAGGCCTGGTTATATGGCGACCATTATAAATGGCGCGCCATGCGGGCAAATGGTATCGATGAACATTACATCACCGGTGGGGCAAGCGATCTGGAGAAGTTTAAAAAATGGGCAGAGACCGTTCCCTATACCTTAAGAAACCCTTTATACCACTGGACACACCTGGAACTGCAAAGGTATTTTGATGTGCATGAGGTGCTTTCTGCCGAAAATGCAGAACGTATATATCATGAATGTACCGCTAAATTACAGACGCCCGAATATTCGGTGCTGAACCTGCTGCGCAAAATGAATGTGAAAACATTGTGCACTACCGATGATCCGCTGGATAATCTGGAGTTTCACCAGAAACTAAAAAATGACGGGGTAGATATCAAGATATTGCCTGCCTTCAGGCCGGATAAGGCCATGAATGCAGATGATACTGCCGGGCTTAACCAATATATAGATAAGCTGGCAGCTTTATCGGGAGCGGAGATCAATGACCTGGATACTTACCTTTCGGCTTTAAAAGCACGCCATGATTATTTTGCGGCCAATGGCTGTTCGGTTTCAGACCACGGATTGGAGCAGATCTATGCAGAAGACTATACTGCTGAGGAAGTGAAATCCATTTTTGTAAAGATCAGAACGAAAGCTGCTTTAAGTATGGATGAAGTGTTGAAGTTTAAATCGGCCCTGTTGTTTGAATTTGCGCTGTGGGACCATGAAAAAGGTTGGGTACAGCAATACCACCTGGGCGCATTAAGAAATAACAACAACAGGTTACTGACCCAGCTTGGACCAGATACCGGCTTTGATTCTATAGGTGATTTTAGCCAGGCGAAGCAGCTTTCGAAATTTTTAAACAACCTGGACAGCCAGAACCGTTTGGCAAAAACCATATTGTATAACCTGAACCCTGCTGATAATGAGCTGATGGCCACCATGATTGGTAATTACAATGATGGTACAGTTGCTGGTAAAGTACAATGGGGATCGGGCTGGTGGTTCCTGGACCAGAAGGATGGCATGATCAAACAACTCAATACTTTGTCTAATATGGGACTGCTGAGCCGCTTTGTGGGGATGCTTACAGATTCCAGAAGTTTCCTTTCTTATCCCCGCCATGAGTACTTCAGAAGGATACTGTGTAACCTGTTTGGAGCCGATGTGGAGAATGGTGAACTGCCAAATGACCAGGAATGGCTTGGAAAGGTGATACAGGATATCTGTTACAACAACGCCAAAACGTATTTTAACTTCTAA
- a CDS encoding acyl-ACP desaturase produces MNFFAEKRREVMLHIENYMLEMMDTYLKPIDTNWQPSDFLPDSTSETFYQDIKILREHANDLSYDLVAVLIGDTITEEALPTYESWLSMVDGISRDEKGGWMKWTRHWTAEENRHGDLLNKYLYLSGRVDMRQMEISTQYLIADGFDIGTGHDPYRNFIYTSFQELATNISHRRVASLAKKDGDALLSKMCGVIASDEARHAKAYKDFMSKIFEVDPNEAMIAFEDMMRQKIVMPAHFLREMGLKIGQTFGHFTDAAQRLGVYTAIDYVEIMQQLIEEWKLESMKDLNEAGEKARDYIMALPARLLRVAERMKNPTMDYKFSWIHA; encoded by the coding sequence ATGAATTTTTTCGCAGAGAAAAGAAGGGAAGTAATGCTGCATATAGAGAACTATATGCTTGAAATGATGGATACCTATTTGAAACCGATTGATACAAATTGGCAGCCATCTGATTTTTTACCCGATTCTACAAGCGAAACATTTTATCAGGATATAAAAATACTACGTGAGCATGCAAATGATCTTTCTTATGATCTTGTTGCAGTTCTGATTGGAGATACCATTACTGAAGAGGCTTTGCCTACTTATGAGTCGTGGTTAAGTATGGTGGATGGGATTTCAAGGGATGAAAAAGGCGGATGGATGAAATGGACCCGTCACTGGACTGCTGAAGAAAACAGGCACGGTGATTTGTTGAACAAATACCTTTACCTATCGGGAAGGGTAGACATGCGCCAGATGGAAATTTCGACACAATATTTAATTGCTGACGGTTTTGATATCGGTACAGGTCATGATCCCTACAGGAATTTTATCTATACCAGTTTTCAGGAACTGGCTACAAATATTTCTCATAGAAGGGTAGCTTCACTGGCTAAAAAGGATGGTGATGCCCTGTTGTCTAAAATGTGTGGTGTGATTGCTTCTGATGAGGCCCGCCACGCTAAAGCTTATAAGGATTTTATGAGTAAGATCTTTGAAGTAGACCCCAATGAAGCGATGATTGCTTTTGAGGACATGATGCGCCAGAAAATTGTTATGCCAGCACACTTCCTTCGTGAGATGGGCTTAAAGATTGGGCAGACCTTTGGTCATTTTACTGATGCGGCACAACGTCTTGGTGTTTATACGGCCATTGATTATGTAGAGATTATGCAGCAGCTGATTGAAGAATGGAAGCTGGAAAGCATGAAAGATTTAAATGAAGCCGGAGAGAAAGCCCGTGATTACATCATGGCTTTACCTGCCAGGTTACTGCGTGTTGCCGAACGCATGAAAAATCCTACCATGGATTATAAGTTTAGCTGGATACACGCCTAA
- a CDS encoding methylmalonyl-CoA mutase family protein has protein sequence MEQIEIYKPKHKIRFVTAAALFDGHDATINIMRRILQSSGAEVIHLGHNRSVEEVVNCAIQEDVQGIAMTSYQGGHIEYFKYMYDLLQERGATHIKIFGGGGGVILPSEIAELQAYGITRIYSPDDGRKMGLQGMINNMLEQTDYITTKSLNGELKSIPEKEIKSIAAAITVAENDPEAAQQFVNELKKLTLANQAPVLGITGTGGSGKSSLVDELVRRFLIEVKDKTLAIISVDPSKRKTGGALLGDRIRMNAINSPRVYMRSLATRQANLALSKNVQESIDICKAAGYDLIIVETSGIGQSDTEITEHCDVSLYVMTPEFGAATQLEKIDMLDFADLVAINKFDKRGAPDALRDVRKQYKRNHNLFDAPDESIPVFGTMASQFNDPGMNNLFSALISKIQEKTGLKFDARMELTTEQSEKIYIIPPDRIRYLAEIAEASQSYNEWVDKQSGIARKLYQLQGVIQLAEEESTITAALPNSKNITGALQEVYKHLEEQLDGECRRLLRQWPETRLKYKQKDFIYKVRDKEIKQPLFYESLSKLQIPKVSLPRYEDWGDILRWLLTENVPGEFPYAAGVFPLKREGEDPTRMFAGEGGPERTNKRFHYVSLGQPAHRLSTAFDSVTLYGEDPHIRPDIYGKIGNSGVSIATIDDAKKLYSGFDLCAASTSVSMTINGPAPMLLGFFMNAAIDQQCEKYIVAHGLQKEVEAKIKAIYKTIGQERPVYSGNLPEGNNGLGLMLLGVTGDQVLPAEVYAKIRSHAISTVRGTVQADILKEDQAQNTCIFSTEFALRMMGDIQSYFISEKVRNFYSVSISGYHIAEAGANPISQLAFTLSNGFTFVEYYLSRGMNIDDFAPNLSFFFSNGIDPEYSVIGRVARRIWAKAIKNKYKGNDRSQKLKYHIQTSGRSLHAQEIDFNDIRTTLQALYAIYDNCNSLHTNAYDEAITTPTEESVRRAMAIQLIINRELGLAKNENPLQGAFIIEDLTDLVEEAVLQEFKRINDRGGVLGAMETMYQRSRIQEESLYYETLKHTGEYPIVGVNTFLNKNGSPTIIPGEVIRATEEEKQYQINTLQAFQTRNADKAGTALKNLQKSAIAGNNIFEQLMEVCKICSLGQISNALYEVGGQYRRNM, from the coding sequence ATGGAGCAAATTGAAATCTATAAACCCAAACATAAAATCCGTTTTGTTACCGCTGCTGCACTTTTCGATGGTCATGATGCCACCATCAACATCATGCGCCGCATCCTGCAGTCCTCGGGTGCCGAAGTCATCCACTTGGGCCACAACCGTTCTGTAGAAGAGGTAGTAAACTGTGCAATTCAGGAAGATGTGCAGGGAATAGCCATGACGTCCTATCAGGGTGGGCATATTGAATATTTTAAGTATATGTACGACCTGCTGCAGGAACGCGGGGCCACACATATCAAAATATTTGGTGGCGGAGGCGGGGTCATCCTTCCATCAGAAATTGCAGAACTGCAGGCTTACGGAATCACCAGGATCTACTCTCCGGATGACGGCCGCAAAATGGGCCTGCAGGGCATGATCAATAACATGCTGGAACAAACAGACTATATTACAACCAAATCACTGAACGGGGAACTCAAATCCATCCCAGAGAAAGAAATAAAAAGTATTGCTGCTGCAATTACGGTAGCAGAAAACGATCCCGAAGCAGCACAACAATTTGTAAATGAACTCAAAAAACTAACCCTGGCCAACCAGGCACCCGTTTTGGGCATAACAGGCACAGGTGGTTCAGGTAAATCATCCCTTGTCGATGAACTGGTGAGGCGATTCCTCATCGAAGTAAAAGATAAAACCCTGGCTATCATATCAGTTGATCCTTCCAAACGCAAGACAGGCGGCGCCTTGCTGGGCGACAGGATCCGCATGAATGCCATCAATAGCCCCAGGGTATATATGCGTTCCCTGGCCACCAGGCAGGCCAATCTGGCCCTGTCCAAAAATGTACAGGAGAGTATAGACATCTGTAAGGCTGCCGGATATGACCTCATTATTGTCGAAACCTCGGGCATCGGCCAGTCAGACACCGAAATTACCGAGCATTGCGATGTATCCCTCTATGTGATGACTCCTGAATTTGGAGCTGCCACCCAGCTGGAAAAGATCGATATGCTTGATTTTGCAGACCTCGTTGCCATCAATAAATTTGATAAAAGAGGTGCCCCAGATGCATTAAGAGATGTTCGTAAGCAGTACAAACGCAATCATAACCTCTTTGATGCCCCCGATGAAAGCATCCCGGTATTTGGTACCATGGCCTCACAATTCAACGATCCGGGCATGAACAACCTTTTCAGTGCGCTGATCAGTAAAATCCAGGAAAAAACAGGGCTTAAATTCGATGCCCGCATGGAGCTTACAACCGAACAATCAGAAAAGATCTACATCATTCCGCCAGACAGGATCAGGTACCTTGCCGAAATTGCTGAGGCCAGCCAGAGTTATAATGAATGGGTAGACAAACAAAGCGGTATTGCACGTAAACTATACCAGCTACAAGGTGTAATTCAGCTCGCAGAAGAAGAAAGTACAATAACAGCAGCTCTACCAAACAGTAAAAACATTACAGGGGCGCTACAGGAAGTATACAAACACCTGGAAGAACAACTGGACGGGGAATGCCGTCGTTTACTGCGCCAATGGCCGGAAACCAGGTTAAAATACAAGCAAAAAGATTTTATCTATAAAGTAAGGGATAAGGAAATTAAGCAACCTTTATTTTATGAATCCTTGTCCAAACTCCAGATCCCCAAAGTCTCCCTGCCCAGGTATGAAGACTGGGGAGATATCCTACGCTGGTTGTTAACAGAAAATGTACCCGGAGAATTTCCTTACGCTGCAGGTGTGTTCCCTTTAAAAAGGGAGGGTGAAGACCCAACCAGGATGTTTGCCGGAGAAGGCGGGCCTGAAAGAACCAACAAAAGATTCCATTATGTATCCCTGGGCCAGCCCGCACACCGCCTGTCTACTGCTTTCGACTCCGTTACCTTATATGGAGAAGATCCGCACATCCGGCCCGATATCTATGGAAAAATAGGCAACTCCGGGGTCAGTATCGCCACTATAGACGATGCAAAAAAACTCTACTCAGGTTTTGATCTCTGTGCGGCTTCTACATCAGTATCTATGACCATCAATGGCCCGGCCCCTATGCTGCTCGGCTTTTTTATGAATGCGGCAATAGACCAGCAATGCGAGAAATACATTGTAGCACATGGATTACAAAAAGAAGTTGAAGCCAAGATAAAAGCTATCTATAAAACCATTGGACAGGAAAGACCAGTTTACAGTGGTAACCTGCCCGAGGGAAATAACGGACTGGGCCTAATGCTGTTAGGTGTTACCGGCGACCAGGTATTGCCTGCTGAAGTGTATGCTAAAATAAGGAGCCATGCCATCAGCACCGTTCGCGGAACCGTTCAGGCCGATATCCTGAAAGAAGACCAGGCACAAAACACCTGTATCTTCTCTACAGAATTTGCCTTAAGGATGATGGGCGATATCCAAAGCTATTTCATCAGCGAAAAGGTCCGCAATTTTTATTCTGTATCCATATCGGGCTATCACATTGCCGAAGCAGGGGCCAATCCCATTTCGCAACTGGCATTTACCTTAAGCAATGGCTTTACTTTTGTTGAATATTACCTCAGCAGGGGAATGAACATTGATGATTTTGCGCCCAACCTGTCCTTTTTCTTTTCTAATGGTATCGATCCGGAATATTCTGTAATAGGGCGTGTAGCACGCCGCATCTGGGCCAAAGCCATTAAAAACAAATACAAAGGGAACGACAGGTCGCAGAAACTGAAATACCACATTCAAACCTCCGGCCGTTCCTTACACGCCCAGGAAATTGATTTCAATGATATCCGTACCACATTGCAGGCGCTTTATGCCATATACGACAATTGCAATTCCCTGCATACCAATGCTTATGATGAAGCCATTACCACACCAACAGAAGAATCTGTACGCCGGGCTATGGCCATTCAGCTCATCATCAACAGGGAGCTTGGCCTGGCTAAAAATGAGAATCCCCTACAGGGTGCCTTCATTATAGAAGACCTTACTGATCTGGTAGAAGAGGCCGTATTGCAGGAATTTAAACGCATTAATGACAGGGGCGGAGTATTGGGTGCCATGGAAACCATGTACCAGCGTAGCAGAATACAGGAAGAGAGCTTATATTATGAAACTTTAAAACATACAGGCGAATACCCTATAGTTGGGGTAAACACCTTTCTGAATAAAAATGGCTCCCCTACCATCATACCTGGCGAAGTGATTCGGGCTACGGAAGAAGAAAAACAATATCAGATCAACACACTTCAGGCCTTTCAGACCAGAAATGCGGATAAAGCCGGAACAGCTTTAAAGAACCTTCAAAAATCGGCTATAGCTGGCAACAATATTTTTGAGCAACTTATGGAAGTATGTAAAATATGCTCATTAGGGCAGATATCAAATGCGCTATACGAAGTTGGCGGGCAATACCGCAGAAACATGTGA